In the genome of Dyadobacter fermentans DSM 18053, the window ATATGCTTGGTCACATTCACGTCCGTGCTGGCGCGGAAGTTCCATTTTTTGTAGCTGATGTTATCGACATTCCCGTTCTGATAAAAATAGGTAGCGCCGGCAAAGAATGTGGCCCGCTCGGTACCGCCGCTGATGTTCACCGCGTGGCGGGTATTGAGCGAAGGTTTCCAGGCCATATCGAACCAGTTATAGTTGTTTTTTCTGAAATGCTCCAGTTCATCCGCCGAGTAATATTCGGGATCGTTCGGGGCGAGACCGCGGCTGCGGTTGAAATCGTTCAGATACGTGGCGAGCTGCACGCCGTCCATCATTTTGGAGCGGTACGAGGCGTCGGACACACCTACGGTGGTGGTGTAGTTGACGGTAGGCTTACCCGCTTTCCCGCGTTTGGTACGCACTACCACCACGCCCAATGCCGCCCGAGCGCCGTAAACTGCGGCTGCACCGTCTTTCAGGATGGAAAGGTTTTCGATTTCGGAAGCATCGAGCAACTGAAAATCAGCCTCGGAGCGGATCACGTCGTCTATAATATAAAGCGGTGAGTTGCTGCCGCCGTCTTTGGAAGCCTTCGTCGGGTTACGGATCGTGATCGACGCCGGTGCTCCGGGGCGGGCGGTACCGCCGCTGACATTTACACCCGGCAGCTTGCCCACCAATGCGGACGAGATGTCGCCCACGGGCAATTCGTCGAGTTCCTTCATTTTAACGGTCGCCACGGCGCCGGTGAGGTGCGAGCGCTTTTGCTCGCCGTAACCTACCACCACCACATCTTCGAGCGCCTTCACGTCCGGTTCGAGCACCACCGTGAGCGAGCCGCGGTTAGCCACTTCGATCTCCTGTTTCACAAAACCTACATAGCTGATAATCACCTTCGCGCCGCTTTCCGGCACATTCAACGTAAACTTTCCCTCGACATCAGTGGCCGTTCCCGAGTTGGTACCCGAAACCAGGATCGAAACGCCAGGCATCGGTTCCTTCGAGACGCCATCGATCACAACCCCTTTCAGTACGCGGTTCTGCGCATGAGCAGCCAAAGCCGCCAGCAGCAGGGTGAAGATGAGTAGAAGTGGTTTTCTCATGTAATTGAGTCATTTAGAATATAACTATTTCAAGACAATGGCCGGTTTTCATTGATAAAGTCCAATTGAAACCACGATCAAGTCTATTTGCGCCCTACGATTCCCCCAAACATTTTGCCGAATTTATTTCTGCACACGATACCGGGAACGTTTGCAGAGGGTCGCAGAAGTGCTACACCCAACTAGGTTAGTGTAAAATCGACACATTTTCGATTATTTGTTTTTATACAGTAATACCAAGTAAAACGAAATCACTATTGCACTATTCGAATAATAATCTTAGAAAAAAGGTGCGCCGCTTTCCTTGTTGCGACACACCTTCCAGACCGATCGGGCAACTTTCGGCCCGCCGGGAATTTACTTTTTGATGATTTTATACCGGACCACTTTTTCTTCGTCCCAGGCAACGAGTATCAGCATTCCCAAGGGCAAAGCCGAAATGTCCAGCTCGCTCACGATCCCCGGCTGTTCCTCCTTGCGGTACAAAACGCCTTTTTGATCACTCACATACAATTTATTGTAAACCAATGGCTTATCCAGGTAAACTATGGGACCTTCCGAAGGATTGGGGTACAAAGTGGTGGCCGGCCCGGATAACAGCGCTTCGGTAATGCCCGTCCGCACAGGCGAGGTAAGTACATCCGGACTGAGCACAATTTCCATATCGAAATAAGCATCTGAGCTAGTGGCGCTGTTTTGGTGGAGCTCCACGGCGATGATGTTGAGGCCCGGCCTAAGGTACTGGTTATCGTTTGGCACCACAATCGTGTACCATTGATGCTCCTGTGCCGCCGCGTTGGACGCAAAAGTAGCGTCCGTAATGGCCCCCGCCGGCATATTCGCGTCGCGAGGGAGCAGCTCCTTGCCATTGATGTAGATGATCACGCCGTCGTCGCGCCGGTAGCTGATCATTACCGACTTGAAGAATGAGTCATAACCCCAGTAGTTGAACAATGCCCTGCGGAAATAGGTGGTCGTCCAGCGCGTAGTGCAAGGCGTGAACTGGCAACCGGGAATGAAACGGGCGCCGTCTTCATCGGCTTCGTAGCAGTTCCGCTCCGACTGGCAGGCTGGTAGCACCCGCTTTTCACCGTCTTCTCCGCCCGGTGAGTAGCCTAGCGGGGCCCCACCCTCTTCCCAGGCCGAGAGGTCGTAATACCGGTCGACGGCAAAGCTGGCATCCTTCCAGGTGTAAACGCCCTTCTCGGGGGGAACGCCTTTGGCCATGTACGACCAGCGGTCGCCCGCCCGCAGCACGGTGATCGCTCCCGCCGGGTTGATCCAGCCGCCCTGGCCGCCTATGCCGCCGCTACCAGCCAGTTTCCCCACCACGATCTCGCCGTAAAACGAATCCGTCCGGGGATAAAATCCGCCCTTGCCCAGGAAGCCGGCCTTCCATTGGTTGAGCGAGGGAACGAACGATCCTTCGTAGATCCACAAACCATTCTGATTGTAGGTCAGGGCGCCGGGCAATGCGCTATGGCTCCCGCTTCGCGGATCGGGGTCGTAAGTGGTGGTACCGGTTTGGTTAATCTTATAAAATTTGAGCATCTGGCCGTGGACCTGGTCGTCGAGGTTGGTCGAGCTGAGCGACACTTCATCGGCAAATTTGAAATAATGCCGCACCGTCACCTGGTTGTTTCCGGTGAGCTCCACGGCCGGTTTCACCGTCCAGTAGCGGTTCATTACCCGCCAGCCTGAGCTGAAAGTCCGCATTTGCGAAGCTCTTACGTAATTCCCGGGATAGAATGCGCCCACATTGGTGCGGCCCGGCGCCCCTACGAGCTTCACCTCAAACGGCGCCACCCCTACCTTTCCGATGTTGGTGCCGTGCCGGTTGATGGAGAGCAGCAGATTGGCTTTGTTATCCAGGTAATGGGTAAAACTTCTGTTAGGTCCGAGGTCCTCCGTGCATTCGCAGGTGGCTATACGCGCCGTTCCGTCGGTGACAGGAACTGTGAAATTATCCAGGTCTTTATAGATCACAAATTCATCAAGCACCTTCTTGTTGGCACCGATATACCGGGCGATGAGCTTTTTGTTTTCCACCTCTACATACACCGAGCCGCCCGTGGTGGAGGCCATGTACATGACCGAGTCGATGAGCGGGCGGTTGCGCTGGAAATACTCCCCGCGTCCGCCTCCGCCGTTCACGACGTGGATAATGCCTTCGTTGGTAGCTGAGCCGCTCGTTTTGTAGTAGAAACAGGAATTAGGCGTGCCGTCGTACTTCCCGCTCGATTTGGCATTGCTGCCATCCGCGGGGTTATGGATTACCTTCCGGAACGTGGTGGAGCCTTCGTAATGCCCGCGCATCAGCCGCGAACGCTCATAGTTGTGGCTGTGGCCGGTAAAGAGCAGATCCACCTTATAGGTATCCAGCAGCGGCACCAGGTTGCGGCGGATGGCGGCAAGTTCCGGCTCCGAATCGGAATTGTGCGTTCCGCCCGTGTACGGGGGCATATGCGTGAACACGATGATCCAGTTGATCGCCGGATTGGCCCGCGCTTGCTGCAAATCGGCGATCAGCCATTTGTGCTGAACGCTTTCGGGGGCCAGTATGCTGGCGTCGGTATCACCGGCTTTCTCAAAACCATACGAATCCAGGCTGATGAAATGGATATTGCTGTAATCAAACGAGTAATATTCTTCCTTGCCCGAAGGGACGCCGCCTGCCTCTCCGTTCTTAAAATTATCCACCACGCTGAAATAGTGGATCTGATGGGTGAGCCGGCTCGATGGCCCGCCGTCGCGGTAGTCGTGGTTGCCCGGGGTGGCGTAAAAGGGCGTCTGGCGGAATGCCCAGTCGTACCGGGCCCTGGTTTTATCGAAGATATTCTGCTGAAAATCATTGTCCGAGCCGAT includes:
- a CDS encoding metallophosphoesterase — protein: MKTILTLTFVCVFCAIGASAQNPGLTRGPYLQMAIPEQDEPGKPYVSAGITVRWRTAIASKGAVMYSTDPDFRTNKVVREPAAVTDHSVQITGLESDTRYYYSVEAYDPFWKVESTEYHFFTTPPKKGVQKKTKIWVLGDFGTDPPTKFNTRQDSTIDAIQEYMRLNNTGPMDLWLWLGDNAYDIGSDNDFQQNIFDKTRARYDWAFRQTPFYATPGNHDYRDGGPSSRLTHQIHYFSVVDNFKNGEAGGVPSGKEEYYSFDYSNIHFISLDSYGFEKAGDTDASILAPESVQHKWLIADLQQARANPAINWIIVFTHMPPYTGGTHNSDSEPELAAIRRNLVPLLDTYKVDLLFTGHSHNYERSRLMRGHYEGSTTFRKVIHNPADGSNAKSSGKYDGTPNSCFYYKTSGSATNEGIIHVVNGGGGRGEYFQRNRPLIDSVMYMASTTGGSVYVEVENKKLIARYIGANKKVLDEFVIYKDLDNFTVPVTDGTARIATCECTEDLGPNRSFTHYLDNKANLLLSINRHGTNIGKVGVAPFEVKLVGAPGRTNVGAFYPGNYVRASQMRTFSSGWRVMNRYWTVKPAVELTGNNQVTVRHYFKFADEVSLSSTNLDDQVHGQMLKFYKINQTGTTTYDPDPRSGSHSALPGALTYNQNGLWIYEGSFVPSLNQWKAGFLGKGGFYPRTDSFYGEIVVGKLAGSGGIGGQGGWINPAGAITVLRAGDRWSYMAKGVPPEKGVYTWKDASFAVDRYYDLSAWEEGGAPLGYSPGGEDGEKRVLPACQSERNCYEADEDGARFIPGCQFTPCTTRWTTTYFRRALFNYWGYDSFFKSVMISYRRDDGVIIYINGKELLPRDANMPAGAITDATFASNAAAQEHQWYTIVVPNDNQYLRPGLNIIAVELHQNSATSSDAYFDMEIVLSPDVLTSPVRTGITEALLSGPATTLYPNPSEGPIVYLDKPLVYNKLYVSDQKGVLYRKEEQPGIVSELDISALPLGMLILVAWDEEKVVRYKIIKK